The genomic region AGCTGTGCGGCGGCTTTGCCGCGGCGCCGGCCAAACTCATCATGGGCGGCCCGATGATGGGCATGGCCCAGTGCCGGCTCGATGTCCCGGTAATCAAAGGCACTTCGGGCATCTTGGCCCTGTCCGCCGACGACGTCAACGCCGGCGAGGAGCAGCCGTGCATCCGCTGCGGACGCTGCGTCGACGCCTGCCCGATGGGGCTGGTGCCCAGCATGCTCAGCATCCTCGGCCAGCGGGGCCTCTACCAGGTCGCCAAGGAAGAGTACGACCTGCTGGACTGCGTGGAATGCGGGTCGTGCGTGTACGCCTGCCCGGCCAAGCGCAACATCGTCCACTACGTCAAATACCTGAAAGCCCAGAACGCGGCGGCAGCCGCGAAGAAATAGGAGGTATGCGGTATGAGCGCTGAAGCTAAAATGGAAATCGGCCAACTGACCGTTTCCGCGTCGCCGCATATCCGCTGCGACGAGTCGATCAGCAAGATCATGTGGACGGTCAACGCCACGCTGGCCCCGGCCGCCCTCTTCTCCGTCTACCGGTTCGGCTTCAAAGCCCTCGTAACAATGATAATCTGTATCGTGGCCGCCGTGATCACCGAGTACCTCATCCAGAAGTGGCAGAACAAGCCTGTCACGGTCAATGACGGCAGCGCCTTCCTCACCGGCCTGCTGCTGGCCATGAACATCCCGGCCACCGTTCCCTGGTATATGCCGCTGTTCGGCTCGGTCGTGGCCATCGCCGTCGCCAAGCACACCATGGGCGGCCTCGGCTACAATATCTTCAACCCGGCGCTGGTCGGACGCGCCGTTCTGCTCGCATCCTGGCCGGTGGCCATGACTACCTGGCCGGAGATGGCCAGCAAGATCGACGGCGTAACTTCGGCCACCCCGCTCGGCATTCTCAAGCTCCAGGGCTACGAGAAGCTGGTGGCGGTGTTCGGCGACAAGATGGAGATGTACAAATCCCTTTTCATCGGCACCCGCAGCGGCAGTATGGGTGAAACCTCGGCCTTATTGCTCATTCTCGGCGGCGCCTATCTAATCTACCGCGGCTATATCAACTGGCGGGTCCCCGTGTTCATGATCGGCACCGTCGGCACCCTCACCTGGGCGGTGGGCGGCCCCGCCGGCCTGTTCAGCGGCGACCCCATCCTCAATATGCTGTCGGGCGGCCTCATCCTCGGCGCCTTCTACATGGCCACCGACATGGTCACTATTCCCATCACGAGTAACGGGCAGATCGTGTTCGCCGTCGGCGCCGGCTGCCTTACCGTGCTCATCCGGCTATTGGGCGGCTACCCCGAAGGCGTCTGCTACGCCATCCTGCTGATGAACTCAGTGACGCCGCTCATCGACCGCTGGCTAAAACCCGCCAAATTCGGGGCAAGGAGGTAGACAGCATGGCGCACGGACATGACGACAAAAACAACAGCGTAACCAGGATTGCCATGAATTTGGCCGTCACCTGCTTCATATCGGGCGTTATCATCGCCGGCACCTTTGCCATCACCGAGCCGGCGGCCGAAGCCCAGCGCGTCAAGGCGAAAAACGACGCCATGAAGGAACTGGTGAAGGACGCCGAGAGCTTCAAGCCTATCGACGGCAAGGACGGCTGGTATGCCGGCATCAAGGGCGGCAAGGCGATCGCTTATGTGGTGCCAGCCCAGGGCAAGGGCTACGCCGGCGTCATCCAGATGCTGGCCGCAGTGGCGCCCGACGGCAAGATTCTCGATTACAAAGTGCTCAAACACGCCGAGACTCCCGGCCTCGGCGACAAGATGACCGAGCCGAAGTTCCGCAACCAGTTCGCCGGCAAAACCGCCAAGGACATGGAAGTGGTCAAGGTTCCCACCGATAAGAATATCCAGGCCCTGACCGGCGCGACAATAACCTCCCGGGCCGTGACGAACGGCGTCCGGGAAGCAGCGGAAGCTGTCGCCGCCTACTCAGCCGGCCAGAAGAAGTGAGGTGAGCGGAATGAATTATTGGGAGATATTCAAAAAAGGCATCTTTGAGATGAACCCTATCTTCCGCCTCGCGCTGAGCCTCTGTCCGGCCCTGGCGGTCACCTCCAACGTTTTCAACGCCCTCGGCATGGGGTTGTCGGTGCTGTTCGTAATCACCGCCAACAACGTCGTCGTCTCGCTGGTGCGGGACTACGTCAACCCCAAGGTGCGCGTGCCGGTGTTCATCACCATCATCGCCACCATCGTCACCCTCATACAGCTCATCCTCGAAGGCTACTTCCCGGCGATTAACAAGGAACTGGGCCTCTACCTGGAACTGATCGTCGTGTTCGCCATCATCCTGGCGCGGGCGGAAGTATTCGCGATGAAGCACACCGTGGTGCCGTCCTTCTTCGACGGCCTCGGCATGGGCGCCGGTTTCGCCGTGGCGATGGTCGCCATCGGCGCTATCCGCGAAATCCTCGGCACGGGCGCTTTCCTTGGCTATCCGGTGCTGCCCGCCGCTTACAACGGCCCGCTGATCATGATCCTGGCCCCGGGAGCCTTCCTTGTCATCGGGCTGATGATCGGCATGTTCAACGTCATCGGCGAACACCAGGCGAAACAGGCGGAGCTCAAACGCAAAACGGCTATGGCCGGGCTCGCCGTGCAAAGGAGTGAAGCCTAATGGCGGAGTATTTTACCCTGTTCATGGGGGCGGTCATCGTCAACAACTTCGTGTTGACCCGCTTTCTGGGGCTGTGTATATTCTTCGGGGTTTCCAAGAGCCTGAGCGCCTCGGTCGGCATGGGCATGGCCGTCTCCTCCATCCTGACCGTTTCCTCGGCCCTGGCCTGGGTAGTCTACAACTTCGTGCTCATCCCCTATAACCTCGTTTTCCTGAAAATCGTCGTCTTCGTCATCCTTATCGCCGGCTTCGTGCAGTTTCTCGAGATCGTCATCAAGCGCTTCTCGCCGGCCCTGTACGATATGTGGGGCATCTACCTCGTGCTGATCGCCACCAACTGCGTCGTCCTCGGGGTGCCGCTCATCAACGCCGCCGAAGGCTTCAATTTCATGAAGAGCGTCGTCAACGCCTTCGGGTCCGGCGTAGGCTTTGCGGTCGCGATCATCCTGATGGCCAGCCTGCGGGAAAAACTCCAGTATGCCGACGTTCCCAAGTCTCTCCAGGGATTGGGCATCGCCTTCATACTGGCCGGGATGCTCGCCCTCTCTTTCCTGGGCTTCTCGGGCATGATACCGCTGTAGGCGAGCGGGAAAGGACGGATTAAAATGGAACATGCGATAATTATTGTACTGATACTGACCTGTCTGGGGGCGATTTTCGGGCTGATTCTGGCCTACGCCAACAAGAAGCTGGCGCTCGAGGTCAACCCGCTGATCCACGTGGTCGAAGACGTTCTGCCCAAAGGGCAGTGCGGCGCCTGCGGCTATGCCGGCTGTATGGCTTACGCCGAGGCGGTGGTGACAAAACCCGAAGTGCCCCCGAACCTTTGCATCCCCGGCAAGGATACCGTCGCCAAGCTGGTCGCCGATCTGACCGGCAAAGCGGCGGAGGCGGTCGAGCCGCGCATCGCCCAGGTCAAGTGCGCCGGTTCGAACGAAAAAGCCGTCCGCAGCTTCGAATACGCGGGGGTCGACGATTGTGTGGCCGCCAACCTGCTGTTCGGCGGCGCCAAAACCTGCAAATTCGGCTGCCTCGGCCTCGGCACCTGTGTGAAGGGCTGCCCGTTCGACGCCATGTCCATGAGCGAGGCCGGCCTGCCGGTCATCGACGCCGAGAAATGCACCGGCTGCGGCAAGTGCGAGACGGTGTGCCCCAAGAAGGTCATCGCCATGATGCCGCTGACCGCCCATGTGCGGGTCAACTGCAACTCGCGCGACAAGGGCCAGGTGGCCCGCAAGGCTTGCAGCGCGGCCTGCATCGCCTGTACGCTGTGCGTCCGCGAGTGCCCCTACCAGGCCGTCAAGGTGGATAACAACCTGGCGGTTGTCGACACCGCCGTGTGTGTCGCCAACAACTGCGTCGACGCCAAATGCCTCGCCAAGTGCCCGACCAAGGCCATCCGGCCGGCGGTCCTTGGCATCGTCCCCGGCACCGAGGACCAGGCCGCCGTCGAGCGCGCCTGCCCGTCGTGCGTCAAGACCAATACCGTCGCCGGGTAAAATTAAGATAAGACCAGTCAGGCTTGTGAGAAAGGTCCAGATGCAAGGCGCTCTGAGGAGCAACGCCGCAGATGGGCCTTTATCGCAAGCCTGAAAGGAGGAGACGGCAGTCTCCTCCTTTTTATGTGCGCAATTTTATGAATCTATGTTCCCGGCCCGAACCAATTGGACGGATTTTACATATTATGTTACTGATGAGGACTTTATTCAAAAGGAGGTATCGCCATGAGATATCGCAATCGGTTCTATCCGCCGGAAATCGTGGATTGGTACGACGACGAGTACTTTGGCGACGAGCGGCAGATCTTCGTCGGTGCGTGTTACCCTTCGTGCTGCCCCAACCCCTATTGCTATCCCCGTTACTGCGAGCCGAGCGCCAACTATGCCACCTGTTGCCCCAACCCCAACAGCAAATACAACGCCGCTTACTACTTCCCCAAACAAGCCACCGGGTGCAGCCCCGGAGGCTCCGACTGCCGTCCATACGGCTGCAACCCGCGGGTGTGCAACCCGCGCGAGTGCAGCCCGCGCAGCTGCAGCCCGCGGACCTGCAGCCCCGCCGATTGACCGCGGAACGCCTGGCAAGACGATCTGCAACATAGCCGAAGGAGGAGACATATGTCTCCTCCTTATTGTCTATCTGTTTCTAAGGCTGAAAGCCTCGTCAAGATCCTCTTCCAGCCGGTCGGTGGCTCTGGGGGGACTGACGGACAGGCGGGATACTTGTTCGCGCAGCTCGGGGGTCATCGCGAAGTCGGCCGCGGCCAGCGAAGCCTTGAGCTGCTCCAGGTTGCGGGCGCCGACGATCGGGGCGGTGACCGCCGGGTGCGATTTCACCCAGGCGAGGGCGAGCTTGATGGGGGATTCACCTATTTCCCTGGCAAAGGCGGCGAACTTTTCGGCGGTCGCGAAGTACTGCGGGTCGCTGTAGCGCCGGCTGTACTGCTTTTTATCGAGGATGCGCCCCGCGGCGGGCTGCGGACCCTGCGAATACTTGCCGGTAAGCAGGCCGGCGGCCAGCGGGCTGTAGACGATGACCCCCAGCTGCTCGGCAGCGGCCAGCGGCAGGATTTCCACCTCAGCCTGCCTTTTCACGAGGTTGTACATCGGCTCGATGCATTCGAACCGCGCCAGGCCCTTATTTTCCGAGATGCCCAGCGCTTTGGCGATTTGCCAGGCGGCCCAGTTGCTCACGCCGAGATAGACGACCTTACCCTGACGGACGAGGTCGTCGAACGCCCGCAGCGTCTCGTCCATAGGAGTGAACGGATCGAAGTGGTGGATGAAGTAAATGTCGATCCGGTCGGTGCCGAGGCGGGCGAGGCTGCGCTCGACCGCCTGCATGATGTGCCGCCGGGACGCCCCGAGCTCGTTGACGTCCTTGCCGGTCCGCTGCGACACTTTGCTGGTTATGACGATGTCGTTGCGGCACTCGCGGCAGAGTCTGCCGAGGATTTCCTCCGCCCGGCCGCCGCCGTAGTTGTTGGAGCAGTCGAAGAAGTTGACGCCGGCGTCGCGGCAGGCTTTGAACATCAGCGCCGCTTCCGTCTCGTCGGTTTCCGTCCCGAAGGACATCGTGCCGAAGCACAGTTCGGATACGAGGACGCCCGTTCTTCCCAGGAGTTTGTATTTCACAGCGATACCTCCTTTTGTTTATATGACGGACAAGCTCTTGCGGGAGCCGGTTGCCTTCAGTTTATCAGCCGTTTTTCCATCAGCCGGAGCGGCGCCGGCAGTACGAGGACGCCGATGGCGGCGAGGAAGCCGACGTGGAGCCACAGGCCGGCCGTTGCCTGGCCGAGGGCGAGGGCCCGGCAGATCTCGACGCTGTGGTAGAGGGGGTTGAGGTAGTTGGCCGCCTGCACCCAGGCCGGCAGGGCGCTGACCGGAAAGTACAGGCCGCCGAAGAGGAAGAAGGGGAGGACGGCCAGGGTTACATAGTAGTTGAGGTAGTCGATGTTGCTGATGTAGGCGGTGTACCACATCGCCAGGGCGGCGAAGACAGCTCCCTGCAAGGCAAGCAGCAAGGGGACGGCCAGGGCCTGCGGCGAGCGGATCAGGCCGAGGGCGGCGACGACGGCGAGGATGACGGTGCCGAACAGGGCGCTTTTCAGCGTGCCGTAGAGCAGTTCGCCGAGGATGACGTCGCGGGCGGTGACCGGCCCGGACAGCATCGCCAGAAAGGTTTTCTGGTAGTGGAGGCGGACGAAGGTGCCGTAGGAGCACTCAAAGGTGGCCGCATACATGGCCGACAGGGCCACCATGCCGGGGGCGAGGAATTCGAGGTAGCTCATGCCTTCGATTTCCTGGACGAGGGCGCCCATGCCGAACCCGAACGCCGCCAGGTAGAGCAGCGGCTCGATGACGTTGAACATCGCGCTGTGCTGCCACGTGCGGCCGAAAACCCGCAGATGGCGGTTCAATACTTTCAGCGCGCCCATCAATCGTCTTCTCCTTTGCCGGTGAGTTTGAGGAACACGTCCTCGAGGTTGGCCGGCCGCAGCAAGCAGGCCTGGGGAGGCAGTCCCCAGCCGCCCAGACGGCCCCACAGTTCCTCGCCATCGGCGGCGTAAAGGAAGAGGCCGTCGACGACCTGGAGGACTGCCCCGCCGCCGGCCGTAACCTTGTCGGCCAGTCCCGGCGGTACCTGCTCCAGAGGCACGAGCACTTCGATGGCCCAGGGCAGGGTGTGGCGTTCGATGAGCTGACGCGGGCTGCCTTCGGCGAGGATGGCGCCTTCGTGCATGACGAGCAGGCGGTCGCACAGTTGGGCGGCTTCTTCCATGTAGTGAGTGGTGAGGATGAGGGTCACGCCTTCGGCTTTGAGGGTGCGGAGCTTCTGCCAGACAAGATGGCGGGCCTGCGGGTCGAGGCCGGTGGTCGGCTCGTCGAGGACCACCAGCCGGGGGCGGTTGATGAGGGCGCGGGCAATTACCAGGCGCCGTTTTAGGCCGCCGGACAGCTCTTCCACGCGGGCGTTCGTTTTATCTTCGAGGCCCATGAAGGCGAGCAGCTCGCGGGCCCGCTCCCCGGCCTCGCGGCGGCGCAGGCCGAACAGGCCGCCGTAAACTTCGAGATTTTCGACGACAGTCAGGTCGGGGTCGAGATTGTCCTCCTGGGGGACGACGCCGATGAGGCTCTTGATGGCGGGGGGCGTGAGGCGGACAGGGCGGCCGAAGACGGTCAGCCGGCCTTCGTCGACGGTGGACAGGCCGTAGATCATCCGCATGGTGGTCGATTTGCCGGCGCCGTTATGGCCGAGAAAGCCGCAGCATTCGCCTTCGCGGATGGCGAACGATATGCCTTTGAGCGCTCTGAAGTCGCCGTAGCATTTGCCGAGGTTGTCGGCGGTGACGACGTTGTTCACAGGGATCCTCCGTTGGGGGGCCGGTGGGTCGCCGGCCGGTTTCGAGAGCATTATACCACCGCCGGCCGGGAAATGCAAAAATTTGGTTGCGGGAATAAAAAGCCTGCACGCGGGGTGCAGGCTTTGCTTCATATCTTTTTCGCCGGCGTGCCGACAAGGTGTTTTATCTGGTCCCGCCACACATAGTAGGCGGCTTCGGAGAGATGGAGGCCGTCGTCGGTGTATTTGGCCGGCAGGCGACCGTCGGGGCCGGTGAAGGCCGGGGCGAGGTCGAGGTAGGGGAGTTTCTGCTCGGCGGCCAGCTTGCGGATTTCGGCGTTGAGGGCGGCGATGTTGGCGTTGCTGCGCAGGGCGCGGGCCGGGAAGATTTCGTCGTTGAAGGGCAGCACGCTCTGGATGTAGACGCGGGTGTCGGGCAGTTCGCTGCGGAAGCGGCCGAGGATAAGGCGGTAGTTGGCGACGATGTCGGGTATCTGCCGGTTATAGCAGAGGTCGTTGGTGCCGATCATCAGGAAGATCTGCGACGGCTTTAGGGCGATGACCTGATCAAGCCGCCTTAGCAGACCGCGGGTCGAGTCGCCGCCGATGCCGCGGTTTTCCACCGGCGAATCGGGGAAGAGCTTGCCCCAGTCGCCGCCGTAGGTGATGCTGTCGCCGAGGAAGACGACCGGGCGGGCCGGCGAGGGATCGACGGAAAAGTACAGTTCGCGGAGCCGGTAGTGGATGCTCATGTAGGGCGGGTCGTCGGGCTGGCGCACCAGGTCGTCGGCCCAGGCGGTGATCGCCGTCGCGCTCTGTTTCGCCACGGCGTCCAGCGGCATCCAGAGGGAAAGGGCCATCACCACCAGGGTGACGAAGATTACGGGAAAGACAATTCTTTTCATCGGCTCGCCTCCTTGCATATTGGCTGCCCGGACAAAGCAGGCCCAAAAACGCGAATTATGTCGTATTTCGCCGTTGCGACCGACATTCCTCCCCGTCCCATTTATATGCGGCGGATATTTGCGGTGTGCGGCGACCAGCCCGACTATTTGCAGCCTGGGGCGATTTACTATACAATATTGGAAGAAAGACGGGACAGGGTGGGTAAGATGCTGCTGACGAAGGCTGACAAATGGCTTATCGGTGCGCTGCTGGCGGCCTCGGCGGGCGGCATCGGACTCAATCTGGCGCTGCTGTCGCCCGCCGGCGCCCAGGAAGCTCAGGTTTACCGGGAAGGTAAGCTGGTGCAGTCGATCAGGCTGCGGTCCGGTTACCATGAGGAGCTCAGGCTGGGCGGGGCGGAGCGCTACAATCTCATCGTGGCCGACGACGGCCGGGTGAGGATTTCCGAAGCCGACTGCCCGGACCAGCTGTGCGTGCGCACCGGCTGGGTAAGCGCCGCTCCGCAGCAGATCGTCTGCCTGCCGTACCGGGTGGTCATTAAGGTGGTTTCGGCTACCCCGTCCGATGTGGACGATATCACGAAATGAGAGGGCGGCCGACTATGACTGATACACGTCGCCTCATAGTACTTGGTCTGTTCGTCGCCGTCGCCGGCGTGCTGCACGCCGTCGAGGCGTGGCTGCCGCTGCCGGTGCCCGTTCCCGGGGTGAAGCTCGGCCTCGCCAACATCGTGTCGTTGGTCGTCATCGAGCTTTACGGCTGGCGGCAAGCGCTCGCCGTGGCCGTGGCGCGGGTCGTTCTCGGCTCGCTGCTGAGCGGCGCCTTGCTGGGGCCGTCATTCGCCCTCGGCCTCAGCGGCGCGGCGGCCAGCACCCTGGCGATGGCCTACGCCCATGCCCGCTGGCGGCCGGCGCTGTCGCTGGTCGGGGTGAGCGTGCTCGGCGCCGCCGTCCACAACCTCGCCCAGATCGCCGTCGCCGCCCTGCTGGTGGCCAGCGCCGCCATTTTCTGGTACCTGCCTTACCTTGCGCTGTTCGCGCTGCCGACCGGCCTGGCGACCGGCCTCACCGCCGCCTATTTCCTGGCGAGGCTGCCCCGCGCCGGCGGCTAGAAAACTTCGTCCTGCCGCAAGGAGTTGACACATAGCTTGTAGAAGATATACTGGATACTAAAAATGAAATGCTTCATCTGTCACGGGAGGTCGTATCGTGAGAAACGGAGCCGGCAAAAGTATTGGGCTGATCGCCCTTTTCCTCGTTCTCGGTGCGATAATCGGCGGCATTATCGGCGAACTCATCGCCGGTTTTCCCCTCGGCGGGGTCACTCCGTTCCTTGTGAAAACCTATCCTATCTTCGATCTGGCGCCAGTGACGGTCAATCTGTATGTCGCCAAATTCGTCGTCGGACTGTCTTTCCACCCCAACCTCGTCAGCCTGCTCGGCATGCTCGGGGCGTATTTCCTCGTCCGGCGGTTTTAGGTATCAGTCCCGTAGCTAATCCAAGAGGAGGATTACATGGCGATTATTCTCGCCTCCGCCTCGCCACGGCGGGAAGAACTGCTGCGGCAGGTGGGCTGCGCGTTCACCATCATCACCAGTGAGGTTGAGGAAGACAACGACCGGGGGCTGCCCCCGGTCGAACTGGCTGTCGCCCACGCGCTGGCCAAAGCCCGCGACGTGGCGGCAAAGGCGCCCGACGACATCGTCGTCGGCGCTGACACCATCGTCGTCTTGGGCGACCGGGTGTACGGCAAGCCCTGCGATATCGCCGACGCCCGCCGCATGCTGGCCGAGCTGGCCGGCAGGGAGCATCAGGTGATCACCGGCGTTGCAGTGGTGAAGGGTGACGAGGCCTGGACCGATTTCGCCGTCACCGCCGTCCGCTTCCGCGCCTTCGGCCCGGAGACGATCGAGCGCTACCTGTCCGGCGGCGAACCGCTGGGCAAGGCTGGAGCCTATGCCATCCAAGGCGCGGGCGCGCTTTTGGTCGAGGGTATCGTCGGCTGCTATGCCAACGTGGTGGGGCTGCCGCTGGTGACGCTCGACAAACTCTTACGCCGCGCGGTGGGAGTTGGTTTGTCATGAAAGCCAAAGAGACCGCCGGGCCGCTGACGATCAAGGAACTGCCGGCGGCCGAGCGGCCCCGCGAACTGCTGCTGGCCAAGGGGCCGGCGGCCCTGTCGAACGCCGGCCTGCTCGCCATCCTGCTCCGCACCGGCACCAGCCGGGAGTCGGTGCTCCGTCTGGCCGAACAGCTGCTTGCCAAGCACGGCGGCCTGAGCGGCCTGGGAAGCCTCGCCCCCCAGGAGATGAGCCGGCTGAAAGGCATCGGGCCGGCCAAGGCGGTCACGGTGGCGGCCGCGGTGGAACTGGGCAAAAGGATGGCCGCCATGACCGCCGGCGAGCGGCCGGTGGTGCGTTCGCCCCAGGACGCCGCCGAGCTGATGCTGCCCAGGCTGCGGTACGAGAAAAAGGAACTGTTCATCGCGTTGCTCCTGTCGACGAAAAACCACGTTTTGGCGTCGCCGACCCTGGCGGTCGGCACGCTGAGCGCCTCGGTGGTCGACCCACGGGAGCTTTTCCGCGAGGCTATCAACCATAACGCCGCCTCCGTCGTCCTCGTTCACAACCATCCCAGCGGCGATCCCACCCCCAGCCCGGAAGACGTAGCCCTCACCCGTAAAATGTCCGCGGCCGGCCAGCTGCTTGACATTTCCGTTCTCGACCATTTGATTATCGGCGATGGCAAGTATGTAAGCCTGAAAGAAAAGGGAATACTATAACAGCTTTGTTCCATTGCCAACGAAAGGAGTTATCATTCAGATGAATATATTCGGATCACTTTCCCGCGACATGGGGATCGACCTCGGCACCGCCAATACCCTGGTGCATGTCAAAGGCAAAGGTATCGTGCTCAACGAGCCGTCGGTCGTGGCGATCCAGCGCGATACCGGCGAGGTTTTGGCTGTCGGCGAAGAGGCCAAGATGATGATCGGGCGGACGCCCGGCAACATCGTGGCTATCAGGCCGCTCAAAGACGGCGTTATCGCCGACTTCGACGTCACCCAGGCAATGCTCAAATATTTCATCCGCAAGGCGATGTCCTCCCAGTCGATGATCCGACCACGGGTCATCGTCGGCGTGCCTTCGGGCGTCACCGAGGTTGAGAAGCGGGCCGTCATCGACGCCACCATCCAGGCCGGCGCCCGCGAGGCCTACCTCATCGAGGAGCCCATGGCCGCCGCCATCGGCGCAGGCCTGCCCGTCCACGAGCCGACCGGCAACATGGTCGTCGACATCGGCGGCGGCACCACCGAGGTGGCCGTCATTTCCCTCGGCGGCATCGTGGCCAGCCGGTCCATCCGCATCGGCGGCGACGAGATGGACGAAGCGATCGTCCAGTATATCAAGCGTACTTACAACCTTATGATTGGCGAACGGACCGCCGAAGAGGTCAAAATCAAGATCGGCTCGGCCGTGCCTCCCGCGGAGGACGAGTCGTACGATATCCGCGGCCGCGATCTTGTCACCGGGCTGCCAAAAACCCTCACCATCAGGGCCCACGAGGTGCAGCGCGCCCTGAGCGAGCCTGTATTCGGCATCCTTGAGGCGGTGAAGGTGACGCTGGAGAAAACCCCGCCCGAACTGGCGGCCGACATCATGGACCGCGGCATCATCATGACCGGCGGCGGCTCGCTGCTTCGCGGCCTCGACCGGCTGCTCAGCAAGGAGACGGGCATGCCCGTAAACATCGCCGAGGACCCGCTGATCTGCGTGGGCGTCGGCACGGGCAAGGCGCTGGAGAGCATCGATCTTTTGAAACGCGTGCTGATGATGCCGAAGAAGTTCGGCTGATAAACACGCCTTGATTTGTTGTGATTAGGAGAGGAAGCTATTGCGTCGTTTGAACAAAAAGGCGGTCATTCTTGCGGTTGCGGTGCTAACCGTCTTTTTGCTTGCGCTTTCCGCGGCCCGCGGCAAATACAATTTTTACTGGAGCGAACGCATCGTCACCGTCGTCTTGGCGCCGGTGGAATTCGTCATTTCCAAGTTCGGCTATACCGTCCGCCATACCGGCACGGCCGCCGGCGACCTGTTGACCGTCTACCGCGATAACCAGGCGCTCCGGGAGGAGATCGAGAACCTCCGCCGGGAGAGCATCAACAACACCGAGATCGTGGCCGAGAATGTCCGTCTGAAGGCGCTGCTGGATTACCGCCGGGCCGCGCCGCAGTTCGACACCGTCGTGGCCACCGTCGTCGCCCGCGACCCGGCCGCCTGGACAAACATCATCATCATCAACCGCGGCACCGCCCAAGGCGTGGCCAAGGATATGGCCGTCGTCACCCCCCAGGGGCTGGTGGGCAACGTGGTGCAGGCCTACAACAACTCCGCCAAAGTGCAGCTCCTCCTCGACCCCCGCAGCGCCGTAGGCGCCATCGTGCAGCGGCCCGAATCGCGGGTGGCGGCGATCGTCGAGGGCAACCCCGCCAAGCCGCTCGCGCCGAAGATGATCAACCTCGCGCGCGACGCCGACATCATCAAGGGCGACAAGGTCATCACCTCCGGCTTTGGCGGCATCTATCCCAAAGGGATTCTCGTCGGCGAGGTCACCGACGTCGTCAACGAGGAGGGCGGGTTGCTAAAATATGCTGTCTTGAAGCCGGCTGCCGATTTTGATAGACTAGAAGAGGTAGCCGTGATCGTACGCTCGCGCGAGCCGGTTCCGGCGCCGCCGGGTTCCGCTCCGGTCCAGCCCGCGCCCAGGGGGGCAGGCCAATGAGGCCGTTTGTCTGGGCGCTTGTCATCGTAATAACGCTCGTCATCCAGGCCACCTTGTTGCCGCTCATCACCGTTGGCGGCGTTCGCCCCGACCTGCTGCTGCTCGTCGTCGTATCCGCCGGGCTGCTGCTCGGCCGCGAGCAGGGGGTGGGGATGGGCTTCTTCGCCGGCCTCCTCCAGGACCTGGCGTCAGGCAACATCTTCGGCGTCAGCGTCCTGTCCAAGACGGCTGTCGGTTACATCGCCGGCCATATGGAGCGCAAGGTCTTCAAGGAGAAGGTTCTCCTGCCGCTGCTGGCCGTATTGGTCGCC from Sporomusaceae bacterium harbors:
- a CDS encoding SGNH/GDSL hydrolase family protein: MKRIVFPVIFVTLVVMALSLWMPLDAVAKQSATAITAWADDLVRQPDDPPYMSIHYRLRELYFSVDPSPARPVVFLGDSITYGGDWGKLFPDSPVENRGIGGDSTRGLLRRLDQVIALKPSQIFLMIGTNDLCYNRQIPDIVANYRLILGRFRSELPDTRVYIQSVLPFNDEIFPARALRSNANIAALNAEIRKLAAEQKLPYLDLAPAFTGPDGRLPAKYTDDGLHLSEAAYYVWRDQIKHLVGTPAKKI
- a CDS encoding NusG domain II-containing protein, yielding MRRIFAVCGDQPDYLQPGAIYYTILEERRDRVGKMLLTKADKWLIGALLAASAGGIGLNLALLSPAGAQEAQVYREGKLVQSIRLRSGYHEELRLGGAERYNLIVADDGRVRISEADCPDQLCVRTGWVSAAPQQIVCLPYRVVIKVVSATPSDVDDITK
- a CDS encoding Gx transporter family protein → MTDTRRLIVLGLFVAVAGVLHAVEAWLPLPVPVPGVKLGLANIVSLVVIELYGWRQALAVAVARVVLGSLLSGALLGPSFALGLSGAAASTLAMAYAHARWRPALSLVGVSVLGAAVHNLAQIAVAALLVASAAIFWYLPYLALFALPTGLATGLTAAYFLARLPRAGG
- a CDS encoding DUF4321 domain-containing protein, translating into MRNGAGKSIGLIALFLVLGAIIGGIIGELIAGFPLGGVTPFLVKTYPIFDLAPVTVNLYVAKFVVGLSFHPNLVSLLGMLGAYFLVRRF
- a CDS encoding Maf family protein, with protein sequence MAIILASASPRREELLRQVGCAFTIITSEVEEDNDRGLPPVELAVAHALAKARDVAAKAPDDIVVGADTIVVLGDRVYGKPCDIADARRMLAELAGREHQVITGVAVVKGDEAWTDFAVTAVRFRAFGPETIERYLSGGEPLGKAGAYAIQGAGALLVEGIVGCYANVVGLPLVTLDKLLRRAVGVGLS
- the radC gene encoding DNA repair protein RadC — protein: MKAKETAGPLTIKELPAAERPRELLLAKGPAALSNAGLLAILLRTGTSRESVLRLAEQLLAKHGGLSGLGSLAPQEMSRLKGIGPAKAVTVAAAVELGKRMAAMTAGERPVVRSPQDAAELMLPRLRYEKKELFIALLLSTKNHVLASPTLAVGTLSASVVDPRELFREAINHNAASVVLVHNHPSGDPTPSPEDVALTRKMSAAGQLLDISVLDHLIIGDGKYVSLKEKGIL
- a CDS encoding rod shape-determining protein, yielding MNIFGSLSRDMGIDLGTANTLVHVKGKGIVLNEPSVVAIQRDTGEVLAVGEEAKMMIGRTPGNIVAIRPLKDGVIADFDVTQAMLKYFIRKAMSSQSMIRPRVIVGVPSGVTEVEKRAVIDATIQAGAREAYLIEEPMAAAIGAGLPVHEPTGNMVVDIGGGTTEVAVISLGGIVASRSIRIGGDEMDEAIVQYIKRTYNLMIGERTAEEVKIKIGSAVPPAEDESYDIRGRDLVTGLPKTLTIRAHEVQRALSEPVFGILEAVKVTLEKTPPELAADIMDRGIIMTGGGSLLRGLDRLLSKETGMPVNIAEDPLICVGVGTGKALESIDLLKRVLMMPKKFG
- the mreC gene encoding rod shape-determining protein MreC, whose amino-acid sequence is MRRLNKKAVILAVAVLTVFLLALSAARGKYNFYWSERIVTVVLAPVEFVISKFGYTVRHTGTAAGDLLTVYRDNQALREEIENLRRESINNTEIVAENVRLKALLDYRRAAPQFDTVVATVVARDPAAWTNIIIINRGTAQGVAKDMAVVTPQGLVGNVVQAYNNSAKVQLLLDPRSAVGAIVQRPESRVAAIVEGNPAKPLAPKMINLARDADIIKGDKVITSGFGGIYPKGILVGEVTDVVNEEGGLLKYAVLKPAADFDRLEEVAVIVRSREPVPAPPGSAPVQPAPRGAGQ
- the mreD gene encoding rod shape-determining protein MreD; protein product: MRPFVWALVIVITLVIQATLLPLITVGGVRPDLLLLVVVSAGLLLGREQGVGMGFFAGLLQDLASGNIFGVSVLSKTAVGYIAGHMERKVFKEKVLLPLLAVLVATVFNNAVMIVLLVFFGFKVDVRTAVDNTLFVLGYNAVLAIPVHQLVYRLAKSELPDPNG